A stretch of Litorilinea aerophila DNA encodes these proteins:
- a CDS encoding glycosyltransferase family 39 protein, with protein MNVQTPNLPDLTGGTSLAPLPEEGTALRPASRTWLLARPALLVLSLVAFAWRVHGLTGQSLWRDEVDAIYFATRHLPETLRMFVLPGQNGPLFFLALRPWFSLVGTSEFALRYPSALAGMLSVPLLYQVARRLLPSRPGGWRGGILPLLAGLFLAVNPYQLWYSQEGKMYAVIVALVLLATWLWWKGITRGGWRPWLAYWATLTLALYTHLLMILIFPLHGLWFLLAWPQAKRHWRGYGAALAGLTLPYLPMVWWQWDLLLAKEQRTGFQFTPLADMLETLLYNHSRGFMPPGPVVWMAPVFFLAAAGLLLGMEEVGEGDPADEALLAPWRRMALLWTWLLVPVLTIYGLSLRQPIFTDRYVIWIGPALMLLMALGVAAVYHSGGKVGRWIAVGLVVYVVGFWLYAGWQQKTLPTKYNLRDGVQFIAQHRQPDALLILQIPHMEYAYRYYTSDFGPRPFHDSEARLAPWAPGLWTNTNLPDEQARQAVAQQMAGLTAGFRDVWVLRSEVEMWDQRHLMDEWLAQNGVLVDQADFHGVQVRHYRLGVPEGAGG; from the coding sequence ATGAATGTACAGACACCCAACTTGCCTGACCTGACTGGCGGGACCTCTCTGGCTCCGCTGCCCGAAGAAGGGACTGCCCTTCGGCCTGCGTCCCGCACCTGGCTCCTGGCGCGCCCTGCTCTGCTCGTGCTGAGCCTGGTGGCCTTCGCCTGGCGCGTCCATGGGCTCACCGGCCAGAGTCTCTGGCGGGATGAGGTGGATGCCATCTACTTTGCCACCCGCCATCTCCCGGAGACGTTGCGCATGTTTGTGCTGCCGGGCCAGAATGGTCCCCTCTTCTTCCTGGCCCTGCGCCCCTGGTTCTCCCTGGTGGGGACCTCCGAGTTTGCCTTGCGTTATCCCTCCGCGCTGGCCGGGATGCTGAGCGTCCCCCTGCTCTACCAGGTGGCCCGCCGCCTGCTGCCATCCCGGCCTGGGGGCTGGCGAGGGGGAATTTTGCCCCTGCTGGCCGGGCTGTTCCTGGCCGTCAACCCCTATCAGCTCTGGTACAGCCAGGAAGGCAAGATGTACGCCGTCATCGTGGCCCTGGTCTTGCTGGCCACCTGGCTTTGGTGGAAGGGGATCACCCGGGGTGGATGGCGGCCGTGGCTGGCTTACTGGGCGACCCTGACCCTGGCCCTCTACACCCACCTGTTGATGATCCTGATCTTTCCCCTGCACGGACTCTGGTTTCTGCTGGCGTGGCCCCAGGCGAAGCGACACTGGCGGGGCTACGGCGCTGCCCTGGCTGGACTCACCCTGCCATACCTGCCCATGGTCTGGTGGCAATGGGATCTTTTACTCGCCAAGGAGCAACGCACCGGTTTTCAATTCACCCCCCTGGCGGATATGCTGGAGACTCTGCTGTACAACCACAGCCGGGGCTTCATGCCGCCAGGGCCGGTGGTGTGGATGGCGCCGGTCTTTTTCCTGGCGGCGGCCGGGCTACTCCTGGGGATGGAGGAAGTGGGCGAGGGAGACCCGGCAGACGAGGCCCTCCTGGCTCCGTGGCGCCGGATGGCCCTCCTCTGGACCTGGCTGCTGGTGCCGGTGTTGACCATCTACGGCCTGAGCCTGCGCCAGCCCATCTTCACCGATCGCTACGTGATCTGGATTGGGCCGGCCCTGATGTTGCTCATGGCCCTGGGCGTCGCTGCCGTCTATCACAGCGGCGGCAAGGTGGGACGGTGGATTGCCGTGGGGCTGGTGGTGTACGTTGTGGGCTTCTGGCTCTACGCCGGTTGGCAGCAGAAGACCCTCCCCACCAAGTACAACCTGCGGGACGGCGTCCAGTTTATCGCCCAACATCGGCAGCCGGACGCCCTCCTGATCCTGCAGATTCCCCACATGGAGTACGCGTACCGCTACTACACCAGCGACTTTGGGCCTCGCCCTTTTCACGACAGCGAGGCGCGGCTGGCACCCTGGGCGCCCGGCCTCTGGACCAACACCAACCTGCCAGACGAACAGGCCCGTCAGGCCGTGGCCCAGCAGATGGCGGGGCTGACGGCCGGCTTTCGCGATGTGTGGGTGCTGCGCAGCGAGGTGGAGATGTGGGATCAACGACATCTGATGGATGAATGGTTGGCCCAGAATGGCGTCCTGGTGGATCAGGCAGATTTCCACGGCGTGCAGGTGCGCCACTACCGGCTTGGCGTGCCGGAGGGAGCCGGAGGATGA
- a CDS encoding patatin-like phospholipase family protein has product MPQQSVPGKRIPVVPIVWEKQPIPQRVGLALGGGAARGLAHIGVLEVLEEYRIPIHCIAGTSAGALVGGLCAAGVSATRMRTLAENLNWRTISSLSRPSLHLNARTASVMGLPLGILDLDRLIGWIEQVLGGSLTFDDLSIPFAAIATDIVSGEMIVMNQGPIAPAIRASCSVPGVFTPCRREHRLLVDGGTVNNLPVAVVRQMGADYVISVDLLPAPQEQTREPRNMLEVAMVALYTLIRASQMERPMADCTIAPAIAHIGLADLGAGQELMAAGRAAAEALMPTILQDLQIQR; this is encoded by the coding sequence ATGCCACAGCAAAGCGTACCAGGCAAGCGGATTCCGGTGGTGCCCATCGTGTGGGAAAAGCAGCCGATCCCCCAGCGGGTGGGCCTGGCCCTGGGGGGTGGGGCTGCCCGGGGGCTGGCCCACATCGGGGTGTTGGAAGTTTTAGAGGAATACCGCATCCCCATTCACTGCATTGCGGGGACCAGCGCGGGCGCCCTGGTGGGGGGGCTGTGTGCCGCCGGGGTTTCTGCGACCCGCATGCGCACCCTGGCCGAGAACCTGAACTGGCGCACCATCAGCAGCCTGAGCCGCCCTTCGTTGCACCTCAATGCCAGGACGGCCTCGGTGATGGGCCTGCCCCTGGGCATCCTGGATCTGGACCGCTTGATCGGCTGGATTGAGCAGGTGCTGGGGGGCTCCCTCACCTTCGACGACCTGTCGATCCCCTTCGCGGCCATTGCCACCGACATTGTCAGTGGTGAAATGATCGTCATGAACCAGGGGCCCATCGCACCGGCCATCCGGGCCAGTTGCAGTGTCCCCGGGGTCTTCACCCCATGCCGCCGGGAGCATCGCCTGCTGGTGGACGGGGGCACGGTCAACAACCTGCCCGTGGCCGTGGTGCGCCAGATGGGGGCCGACTATGTGATTTCGGTGGACCTGCTGCCGGCTCCCCAGGAGCAGACCCGGGAGCCCCGCAACATGCTGGAGGTGGCCATGGTAGCCCTTTATACCTTGATCCGGGCCAGCCAGATGGAGCGCCCCATGGCCGACTGCACCATCGCGCCGGCCATCGCCCACATTGGCCTGGCCGACCTGGGGGCGGGGCAAGAGTTGATGGCGGCCGGGCGAGCGGCAGCCGAGGCCCTGATGCCCACCATCCTGCAGGATCTGCAGATTCAGCGGTGA
- a CDS encoding sulfurtransferase: MSKGYAHPEVLVSTEWVAEHLNDPNVRLIESNEDVLLYDTGHIPGAVNIDWHTDLNDPIIRDYVGPEQFAALMRRHGITPETTVVFYGDKNNWWATYSFWVFQLFGHTNAKVMDGGRQKWIDEGRELTREKPSYPPSDYPVPQRDDTVIRAFRDQVLQHQAARKPLVDVRSPGEYRGELLHMPDYPQEGALRGGHIPGAKNIPWARAANPDGTFKSADELRAIYEAEQGLKPDEEIITYCRIGERSSHTWFVLKYLLGYEKVRNYDGSWTEWGNAVQMPIEK; this comes from the coding sequence ATGAGCAAAGGATACGCCCATCCAGAGGTGTTGGTCAGTACCGAGTGGGTCGCCGAACACCTCAACGATCCCAATGTCAGGCTGATTGAGAGCAACGAGGACGTTCTGCTCTACGATACAGGCCACATTCCCGGCGCTGTGAACATCGACTGGCACACGGATCTGAACGATCCCATCATCCGGGATTACGTGGGGCCGGAGCAGTTCGCCGCCTTGATGCGCCGTCACGGCATCACCCCGGAGACCACGGTGGTCTTCTACGGCGACAAGAACAACTGGTGGGCCACCTATTCCTTCTGGGTCTTCCAGCTCTTCGGCCACACCAATGCCAAGGTGATGGACGGTGGTCGCCAGAAGTGGATCGACGAAGGGCGGGAGCTGACCCGGGAAAAGCCCAGCTATCCCCCCAGCGACTACCCGGTGCCCCAGCGGGATGACACCGTGATCCGGGCCTTCCGGGATCAGGTGCTCCAGCATCAGGCCGCCCGCAAACCCCTGGTCGACGTCCGCAGCCCGGGCGAATATCGGGGCGAACTGCTCCACATGCCGGATTACCCCCAGGAGGGCGCGCTCCGGGGCGGCCACATCCCCGGCGCCAAGAACATCCCCTGGGCCCGGGCAGCCAACCCGGACGGCACCTTCAAGAGCGCGGACGAGCTGCGGGCCATCTACGAAGCGGAGCAGGGCCTGAAGCCCGACGAAGAGATCATCACCTACTGCCGCATCGGCGAGCGCAGCAGCCACACCTGGTTTGTGTTGAAGTACCTGCTGGGCTACGAGAAGGTGCGCAACTACGACGGCTCGTGGACCGAGTGGGGCAATGCCGTCCAGATGCCCATCGAGAAGTAA
- a CDS encoding AfsR/SARP family transcriptional regulator: MDGQAATGGTFTGPSPTAPTEAQPGPVLPARLDSLLADVPGYVSIHAPLRVQTLGGFRVWRYGEEILPGAWGREKALQLFQFFITNRSHYLHKEQIIDQLWPDLDARRGDRDFKVALNAVNKTLEPERTPWSEAQFIRRQGLAYGLAMEYIWLDSDVFELLIAAGNRLLSPQPADSPGDEPAGETPADEALAMRYLAAAVELYQGDYLPERRYEDWSVAERERLQVLALGTMTTLAGLYLPHNPLESVRLTQRVLAMDPVWEDAYRIQMRAYAAQGNRPLALRTYQQCVQVLQEEFAVDPLPETQELYRQILQGEL; this comes from the coding sequence ATGGACGGACAGGCTGCCACCGGCGGCACCTTCACCGGCCCTTCACCGACCGCGCCCACGGAAGCCCAGCCCGGACCGGTGCTGCCGGCACGGCTGGATAGCCTGCTGGCAGACGTACCCGGCTACGTCTCCATCCATGCCCCCCTTCGAGTCCAGACCCTGGGGGGCTTCCGAGTCTGGCGCTATGGCGAGGAGATCCTCCCAGGGGCGTGGGGCCGTGAAAAAGCACTGCAGCTCTTCCAGTTTTTCATCACCAACCGCAGCCACTACCTGCACAAGGAACAGATCATCGACCAGCTCTGGCCGGATCTGGACGCACGCCGGGGTGACCGGGACTTCAAGGTGGCACTGAACGCGGTCAACAAGACGCTGGAGCCGGAGCGGACACCCTGGAGTGAAGCCCAGTTTATCCGTCGGCAGGGTCTGGCCTATGGGCTGGCCATGGAATACATCTGGCTGGACAGCGACGTGTTCGAGCTCCTGATCGCAGCCGGCAATCGCCTGCTCTCTCCCCAGCCGGCGGACAGCCCGGGGGACGAGCCAGCGGGTGAAACGCCTGCCGATGAAGCCCTGGCCATGCGCTACCTCGCCGCAGCGGTGGAGCTCTACCAGGGCGATTACCTGCCCGAACGCCGCTATGAAGACTGGAGTGTGGCCGAACGGGAGCGGCTGCAGGTGCTGGCCCTGGGCACCATGACCACCCTGGCCGGACTCTACCTGCCCCACAACCCGCTGGAGAGCGTTCGGCTGACCCAACGGGTGCTTGCCATGGATCCTGTGTGGGAGGATGCGTACCGGATCCAGATGCGGGCCTACGCGGCCCAGGGCAATCGCCCCCTGGCCTTGCGCACCTACCAACAGTGTGTCCAGGTCCTCCAGGAGGAATTTGCCGTTGATCCCCTGCCAGAAACCCAGGAGCTCTATCGGCAAATTTTGCAGGGCGAACTCTGA
- the ndk gene encoding nucleoside-diphosphate kinase: MERTFIILKPDAVQRGLVGEIISRFERRGLKLVAMKMLQVSEELARQHYAVHEGRPFFESLIRYITSAPVVAMVVEGTDAIAVVRNTVGATRPAEAAPGTIRADFGLEIGRNLVHASDGPETAASEIALWFGDDLIEWQRANDPWIFE, from the coding sequence GTGGAACGAACTTTCATTATCCTGAAGCCGGATGCCGTACAGCGGGGGCTGGTGGGTGAGATCATCAGCCGTTTTGAGCGCCGGGGCCTGAAGCTGGTGGCCATGAAAATGCTCCAGGTGAGCGAGGAGCTGGCCCGCCAGCATTACGCAGTCCACGAGGGCCGACCCTTCTTCGAGAGCCTCATCCGCTACATCACCAGCGCGCCGGTGGTGGCCATGGTGGTGGAGGGGACCGATGCCATTGCCGTGGTGCGGAACACGGTGGGCGCCACCCGCCCCGCGGAAGCGGCCCCGGGCACCATCCGGGCTGACTTTGGTCTGGAGATCGGCCGCAACCTGGTCCACGCCAGCGATGGGCCGGAGACGGCTGCCAGCGAGATTGCCCTATGGTTTGGCGACGATCTAATCGAATGGCAACGGGCCAACGATCCGTGGATCTTCGAATAG
- a CDS encoding tetratricopeptide repeat protein, with amino-acid sequence MDNSTNGPKNGHAAQTVEIPLTSWYAAMKRALQQDAPEEGARLAQVVLQHLPRHLWTYRWLLRLTWLLRRWEEGEEWGRRLLQADPGHALAWRALARAAEQRGQRARAQAMWQRAFEMAPFEPEIRAGLARTSLEAPHALAFNPACLATLYRLGGRWAEAAALYRALVRAEPRRIDFQVCLMVALWQLQAREEAYHLARHLVQSQPHLLMGWVVLEAVGDENDWALAQHPIQSMDPDGEFVRRVYRVPRPQETFHLRVTEEEARLLDAGERA; translated from the coding sequence GTGGATAATAGTACAAATGGACCGAAAAACGGCCACGCCGCCCAAACGGTGGAGATTCCGCTGACGTCCTGGTATGCGGCCATGAAACGGGCCTTGCAACAGGATGCACCGGAAGAAGGGGCCCGGCTGGCCCAGGTGGTGCTCCAGCACCTGCCCCGGCACCTTTGGACCTATCGTTGGCTCCTGCGATTGACCTGGCTGCTCAGACGATGGGAAGAGGGGGAGGAGTGGGGGCGCCGGCTACTGCAGGCAGATCCAGGCCATGCATTGGCCTGGCGGGCTCTGGCCCGGGCGGCAGAGCAGCGGGGACAGCGGGCCAGGGCCCAGGCCATGTGGCAACGGGCGTTTGAAATGGCGCCCTTCGAGCCGGAGATCCGGGCCGGCCTGGCCCGGACCAGCCTGGAAGCGCCCCATGCCCTGGCCTTCAACCCGGCCTGCCTGGCCACCCTATATCGGCTGGGTGGACGCTGGGCCGAGGCAGCGGCGCTTTATCGGGCGCTGGTCCGTGCTGAGCCCCGACGCATCGACTTTCAAGTCTGCCTGATGGTCGCGCTCTGGCAGCTTCAGGCCCGGGAAGAAGCCTACCACCTGGCCCGACACCTGGTGCAGAGCCAACCCCATCTGCTCATGGGCTGGGTTGTGTTGGAAGCCGTCGGCGACGAGAACGACTGGGCCCTGGCCCAGCACCCTATCCAGTCCATGGATCCGGATGGGGAGTTCGTCCGCCGGGTTTACCGGGTTCCTCGGCCGCAGGAGACTTTCCACCTGCGGGTGACGGAAGAAGAGGCACGCCTGTTGGATGCGGGTGAGAGAGCCTGA
- a CDS encoding histone deacetylase family protein, which yields MKRTAIVYDPFHTHHTYPHHPENHRRVEETWALLQEDSILKHLIQVPSSPAPREAILRVHTPEYLERLEYVALTGGGHLDGDTYVTADSYEAALRAAGGLLNVTGRVLRGEADNAFALVRPPGHHALVNQGMGFCLLANVAIAARWAQDQFGVDRVLIVDFDVHHGNGTQDVFYADPSVLFFSTHQFPYYPGTGAAGERGAGPGVGTTVNVPLPPGVGDAGYLEAFRRILMPVARRFRPELILLSAGFDAHWQDPLAGMRLSIAGYAQLTAVVMELAEELCQGRLVAVLEGGYNLEVLAHNVLSSLRLLRGEADAVSDPFGPAPGAEREVAPLLEQLRRLHRLEDPPFYAIPH from the coding sequence ATGAAACGAACTGCCATTGTCTACGACCCCTTCCATACCCACCATACCTACCCTCACCACCCCGAAAATCACCGCCGAGTCGAAGAAACCTGGGCCCTTCTCCAGGAAGATAGCATCCTAAAGCACCTCATCCAGGTCCCGTCTTCGCCCGCCCCCCGAGAAGCCATCCTGCGGGTCCACACCCCCGAGTACCTGGAGCGCCTGGAGTACGTCGCGCTAACCGGCGGCGGCCATCTGGACGGCGACACCTATGTCACTGCTGACAGCTATGAAGCGGCCCTGCGCGCCGCGGGCGGCCTGCTCAACGTGACCGGACGCGTCCTGCGGGGAGAGGCGGACAATGCCTTTGCCCTGGTCCGCCCGCCTGGCCATCACGCTCTGGTGAACCAGGGGATGGGCTTCTGCTTGTTGGCCAACGTGGCCATCGCCGCCCGCTGGGCCCAGGACCAATTTGGGGTAGACCGGGTTCTGATCGTGGACTTTGACGTACACCACGGCAACGGCACCCAGGATGTCTTCTACGCGGATCCGTCGGTGCTTTTCTTCAGCACCCACCAGTTTCCCTACTATCCAGGCACGGGCGCGGCGGGGGAGCGGGGGGCCGGCCCCGGGGTGGGGACTACGGTCAACGTCCCCTTGCCGCCTGGGGTGGGAGACGCGGGGTACCTGGAAGCCTTCCGGCGCATCCTGATGCCCGTGGCCCGGCGCTTCCGCCCAGAGCTGATCCTCCTTTCCGCGGGTTTCGACGCCCACTGGCAGGATCCCCTGGCGGGCATGCGGCTCAGCATTGCCGGCTACGCGCAGCTGACGGCGGTGGTGATGGAGCTGGCGGAAGAGCTTTGCCAGGGGCGGCTGGTGGCCGTCCTGGAAGGCGGCTACAACCTGGAAGTCCTGGCCCACAACGTGTTGAGCAGCCTGCGCCTGCTTCGGGGAGAAGCGGACGCGGTCAGCGATCCCTTTGGGCCCGCGCCGGGCGCCGAGCGGGAAGTGGCCCCCCTGCTGGAGCAACTGCGCCGGCTCCACCGCCTGGAGGACCCGCCCTTTTACGCCATCCCCCACTGA
- a CDS encoding ABC transporter ATP-binding protein, with product MEQLNRTPVLEARHITKLFPGVVANEDVNLQLYPGEILALLGENGAGKSTLMNILYGLYRPTEGEIWVNGRPVTLSSPKDAIALGIGMVHQHFQLVPVMTVAENVMLGSESVRGGFLDVEAVARRIRELSDRYGLAVDPYALVEDLPVGVRQRVEIVKTLYRNADILILDEPTAVLTPQEIEGLFQVMDLLRAQGKSIIFITHKLKEVLRVADRIVVLRNGRVVGETDPGQATQASLAAMMVGREVILTVQKEEARPGPVVLDVVGLSAQDDTGAPAVRDVSFQVHAGEILGVAGVQGNGQTELVEVLTGLRRAMAGRVTIAGQEMTNATPRRITAEGQSSHVPEDRHAYGMVDTYPVAHNLVLNTYYRPPFARGWTINEQAIREHATRLVAEYDVRTASILAPAGSLSGGNQQKMVVAREFSRPIRLLIAAQPTRGIDVGSIEFIHQQIVAKRDQGVAVLLVSAELDEILALSDRIAVMYRGEIVAILPRQEATREQLGLLMAGVRPEELQHASRAAQGIPVREGEPSEAE from the coding sequence ATGGAACAGTTGAATCGTACCCCGGTGCTGGAAGCCCGCCACATCACCAAGCTTTTTCCCGGCGTGGTGGCTAACGAAGATGTGAATCTCCAGCTCTACCCGGGCGAGATCCTGGCCCTGCTGGGGGAGAATGGGGCCGGAAAATCCACCCTGATGAACATCCTCTACGGCCTCTACCGACCCACCGAAGGGGAAATCTGGGTGAACGGCCGGCCGGTGACCCTCTCCAGCCCCAAGGATGCCATCGCCCTGGGCATCGGCATGGTGCACCAGCACTTCCAGCTGGTCCCGGTGATGACCGTGGCCGAAAACGTGATGCTGGGGAGCGAGAGCGTCCGGGGCGGCTTCCTGGATGTGGAAGCGGTGGCCCGGCGCATTCGGGAGCTGTCCGACCGCTACGGCCTGGCGGTGGATCCCTACGCGCTGGTGGAGGATCTGCCGGTGGGCGTGCGCCAGCGGGTGGAAATCGTCAAAACCCTCTACCGCAACGCCGACATCCTCATTCTGGACGAGCCCACCGCGGTGCTCACGCCCCAGGAGATCGAGGGGCTCTTCCAGGTGATGGACCTGCTGCGGGCCCAGGGCAAGTCCATCATCTTCATCACCCACAAGCTGAAGGAAGTCCTGCGCGTGGCCGACCGCATCGTGGTTCTGCGCAACGGCCGGGTGGTGGGGGAGACGGACCCGGGCCAGGCGACCCAGGCCTCTCTGGCCGCCATGATGGTGGGCCGGGAAGTGATCCTGACGGTGCAGAAGGAGGAAGCCCGTCCCGGCCCGGTGGTGCTGGACGTGGTCGGGCTCTCGGCCCAGGACGACACAGGTGCGCCAGCCGTGCGCGACGTCTCCTTCCAGGTCCACGCCGGCGAGATCCTGGGCGTGGCCGGCGTCCAGGGCAACGGCCAGACCGAGCTGGTGGAAGTGCTCACCGGCCTGCGGCGGGCCATGGCAGGCCGGGTGACCATCGCCGGCCAGGAGATGACCAACGCCACCCCCCGGCGCATCACCGCCGAGGGGCAGAGCAGCCACGTCCCCGAGGACCGGCACGCCTACGGCATGGTGGACACCTACCCGGTCGCCCACAACCTGGTCCTCAACACCTACTACCGGCCGCCCTTCGCCCGGGGCTGGACCATCAACGAGCAGGCCATCCGGGAGCATGCCACTCGCCTGGTGGCGGAATACGACGTGCGCACCGCCAGCATCCTGGCCCCGGCCGGCAGCCTTTCCGGCGGCAACCAGCAGAAGATGGTGGTGGCCCGGGAGTTCAGCCGCCCCATCCGGCTGCTCATCGCAGCCCAGCCCACCCGGGGCATCGACGTGGGCTCCATCGAATTCATCCACCAGCAGATTGTGGCCAAGCGGGATCAGGGCGTGGCGGTCCTGCTGGTCAGCGCCGAGCTGGATGAAATCCTGGCCCTTTCAGACCGCATCGCCGTGATGTACCGGGGCGAAATCGTGGCCATCCTGCCCCGACAAGAGGCGACCCGGGAACAGTTGGGCCTGCTCATGGCCGGCGTCCGCCCAGAGGAGCTCCAGCACGCCTCACGGGCCGCCCAGGGCATACCCGTCCGGGAGGGCGAACCTTCCGAGGCCGAATAA
- a CDS encoding ABC transporter permease, protein MGRTGQFWKTSSIISMAFALFLVVMAILVNTTSLNQQVWLRVLFGVSALNFTLRASVPLILGALSGILCERSGIINIGIEGMMLAGAFAAFVAKVATNSWPLPASLAVGVATALLVGGLMGLLHALLSIRFRMDQIISGTVIIILAAGFSAYLFDRSAVAEGKFGPVRIPLLADIPVLGSVLFENPPITYLALLLVVVIHVALFHTRWGLRTRAVGEHPRAADTVGINVNRYRYVNTVLGGMLAGLAGGFLVLEAVGQFQEGMTAGRGFISLAAMIFGNWNPFGALGAATLFGYTQALQNELLLAGVTQVPRQFISMLPYVVTIVAVSGFVGRVRPPAAEGKVYETEGSSE, encoded by the coding sequence ATGGGACGTACCGGGCAGTTCTGGAAGACCTCATCCATCATCAGCATGGCCTTTGCCCTCTTCCTGGTGGTGATGGCCATTCTGGTCAACACCACCAGCCTCAACCAGCAGGTCTGGCTGCGGGTGCTCTTTGGCGTCAGCGCGTTAAACTTCACCCTGCGGGCCAGCGTCCCCCTCATTCTGGGGGCGCTCAGCGGGATCCTCTGCGAGCGCTCCGGCATCATCAACATCGGCATTGAGGGCATGATGCTGGCGGGTGCCTTCGCCGCCTTTGTAGCCAAGGTGGCGACCAACAGCTGGCCCCTGCCGGCCAGCCTGGCGGTAGGCGTGGCCACCGCCCTGCTGGTGGGCGGCCTCATGGGGCTGCTCCATGCCCTCCTCTCCATCCGCTTCCGCATGGACCAGATCATCTCCGGGACGGTGATCATCATCCTGGCGGCCGGCTTCTCCGCCTACCTCTTCGACCGCAGCGCGGTGGCCGAGGGCAAGTTTGGCCCGGTGCGCATTCCGCTCCTGGCAGACATTCCTGTGCTGGGGAGCGTCCTCTTTGAGAACCCGCCCATCACCTACCTGGCTCTGCTGCTGGTGGTGGTGATCCACGTGGCCCTTTTCCACACCCGGTGGGGCCTGCGCACCCGGGCTGTGGGCGAACATCCCCGGGCGGCGGATACGGTAGGCATCAACGTCAACCGCTATCGCTACGTGAACACTGTCCTGGGCGGCATGTTGGCCGGGCTGGCCGGGGGCTTCCTGGTCCTGGAAGCAGTGGGTCAGTTCCAGGAGGGCATGACCGCCGGCCGGGGTTTTATCTCCCTGGCGGCCATGATCTTCGGCAACTGGAACCCCTTCGGCGCGCTGGGTGCGGCCACCCTCTTCGGTTACACCCAGGCCCTGCAGAACGAGCTGCTGCTGGCCGGCGTGACCCAGGTGCCCCGCCAGTTCATCTCCATGTTGCCCTACGTGGTCACCATCGTGGCCGTCTCCGGCTTCGTGGGTCGGGTGCGGCCGCCCGCGGCCGAGGGCAAGGTTTACGAGACCGAAGGCAGCTCCGAGTGA
- a CDS encoding ABC transporter permease, giving the protein MNIPVWRRLGRAILIPVLALLTALAIGALVMAIFGDDPVRAYQGLFSGAFGNGRAWSTTIRKMTPLILTGLSVAVAFKAGLFNIGASGQFIIGTICSVAVGIHFEGLPAFVHLPLAIAAGIAGGTLWGALPGLLKVYTGAHEVIVTIMLNYVASLFAGWTVYAGGTQGQQPGPLWDPTAGAISETPDVLASAQIPWIVGPPYRVHWGVVLALLVAVVMWWLIYRTTVGFELRTVGQNARAARYAGMRVNGMIILAMALAGALAGLAGTIETLGLNHKFAPEFSGAVGFDGITVALLGQTHPLGVVLSAFMLGALDAGAARMQFESGVAADIIQVIQALVLAFVAAPTLIRTLYRVRRAPDEVETTTLTTGWAGR; this is encoded by the coding sequence ATGAATATTCCTGTTTGGCGAAGATTGGGTAGGGCGATTCTCATCCCGGTGCTGGCGCTGCTCACCGCGCTGGCCATCGGCGCGCTGGTCATGGCCATTTTCGGGGATGATCCCGTCCGGGCCTACCAGGGGCTCTTCAGTGGGGCCTTTGGCAACGGCCGGGCCTGGTCCACCACCATCCGCAAGATGACCCCCTTGATCCTGACCGGCCTGTCGGTGGCCGTGGCCTTCAAGGCGGGGCTGTTCAACATCGGTGCATCTGGCCAGTTCATCATCGGCACCATCTGTTCGGTGGCGGTGGGAATCCACTTTGAGGGACTGCCCGCCTTTGTCCACTTGCCCCTGGCCATCGCCGCGGGCATCGCTGGCGGTACCCTCTGGGGCGCGCTGCCGGGCCTGCTCAAGGTCTACACAGGCGCCCACGAGGTCATTGTCACCATCATGCTGAACTATGTGGCCAGCCTCTTCGCCGGGTGGACGGTCTACGCGGGCGGCACCCAGGGGCAGCAGCCTGGCCCCCTCTGGGATCCCACGGCGGGCGCCATTTCGGAAACGCCCGACGTGCTGGCCAGCGCCCAGATCCCCTGGATCGTGGGGCCGCCCTACCGGGTGCACTGGGGGGTGGTGCTGGCCCTGCTGGTGGCCGTGGTCATGTGGTGGCTGATCTACCGGACGACGGTGGGCTTTGAGCTGCGTACCGTGGGCCAGAACGCCCGGGCGGCACGCTACGCGGGCATGCGGGTGAACGGCATGATCATCCTGGCCATGGCCCTGGCCGGCGCCCTGGCGGGCCTGGCCGGCACCATTGAAACCCTGGGACTGAACCACAAGTTCGCGCCGGAGTTCAGCGGTGCAGTGGGCTTCGACGGCATCACTGTGGCCCTGTTGGGCCAGACCCATCCGCTGGGCGTGGTGCTCTCGGCCTTCATGTTGGGCGCGCTGGATGCCGGCGCCGCCCGGATGCAGTTTGAATCCGGCGTGGCTGCCGACATCATCCAGGTGATCCAGGCCCTGGTGCTGGCCTTTGTGGCCGCGCCCACCCTGATCCGGACCCTCTACCGCGTCCGCCGCGCGCCCGACGAAGTGGAGACCACTACCCTGACCACCGGCTGGGCCGGGAGGTAG